In a genomic window of Myxococcales bacterium:
- a CDS encoding M36 family metallopeptidase produces the protein MGNRSNLLRFTLIGLTLASACADGASPDKTTVETTTDSGARVLRGKDGALTGPSTLAARQVAMSFLADRLAVDGDGLQVVAEVGGRGATHVKLEQVVDGLRVHGAYAKVAVSDRGEVLQAIEHLAAGGAVAPTKLDAGRALATALRHLGYQGQALAAVGQRGNLAEYVGGREFYRNPTVERVAYVRADGSLAVGFVVETWSLAGNQLDYTLIGADGAIVDSERRTANDSYNVFVEDPLKGPQNVVAGPGAGNAESPSGWLAGSQTTVNITGNNAHAYLDADANNAPDTGGTAVTTGAFLTAVNLAAQPSTTGNKAVAVQNLFYLNNIAHDTLYRHGFNEAAGNFQANNFGLGGLGNDAVNAEAQDGSGTDNANFSTPNDGSAPRMQMYLWTGRSPSGLLAVGTSSYGVYQSSFGAAFTATGVTGALAVYVDGSGVTSDACETATVSLTGKIAIVDRGTCNFTVKVLNAQRAGAVGVILANNDGSAAFAPGGTDRKIKIPSGMVSQADGTTLKGRIGTSSTLKKNPVAALQIDGDVDSDIVFHEYGHGLTWRMVGGMSGKLAGAIGEGAADVNAFLIDGDDRIGEYAWGDAAGIRRYPYEGYPLTYANVDGGEVHNDGEIYAGAMWRVLQNYLAAGLTVDDAYGDFVDGLNFTPSTPAFEDMRDGMLQSAAGTGRECLIWRGFAASGIGVGADGRVAPSGSVTIVQSFAVPAGC, from the coding sequence ATGGGCAATCGATCGAACCTCCTTCGCTTCACCCTGATCGGACTCACGCTGGCGTCGGCCTGCGCCGACGGCGCGTCGCCCGACAAGACCACCGTCGAGACCACCACCGACTCCGGCGCGCGGGTGCTCCGCGGCAAGGACGGCGCGCTGACCGGCCCATCGACGCTGGCGGCCCGGCAGGTCGCCATGTCGTTCCTCGCGGACCGCCTCGCGGTCGACGGTGACGGGCTGCAGGTCGTCGCCGAGGTCGGCGGTCGCGGCGCGACCCACGTGAAGCTCGAGCAGGTCGTCGACGGGCTGCGGGTCCACGGCGCCTACGCGAAGGTCGCGGTCTCGGATCGCGGCGAGGTGCTCCAGGCGATCGAGCACCTGGCCGCGGGCGGCGCGGTGGCGCCGACCAAGCTCGACGCCGGTCGCGCGCTCGCGACCGCGCTGCGGCACCTCGGCTATCAGGGCCAGGCGCTGGCCGCGGTCGGCCAGCGCGGCAACCTCGCCGAGTACGTCGGCGGACGTGAGTTCTATCGCAACCCGACCGTCGAGCGCGTCGCCTACGTCCGCGCCGACGGCAGCCTGGCCGTCGGCTTCGTCGTCGAGACCTGGTCGCTGGCCGGCAACCAGCTCGACTACACGCTGATCGGCGCCGACGGCGCGATCGTCGACAGCGAGCGCCGCACCGCCAACGACAGCTACAACGTGTTCGTCGAGGATCCGCTCAAGGGACCGCAGAACGTCGTCGCCGGCCCCGGCGCCGGCAACGCCGAGTCGCCGTCGGGCTGGCTGGCCGGCAGCCAGACCACGGTCAACATCACCGGCAACAACGCCCACGCGTACCTCGACGCCGACGCCAACAACGCCCCCGACACCGGCGGCACCGCGGTCACCACCGGCGCATTCCTCACCGCGGTCAACCTCGCCGCCCAGCCGAGCACCACCGGCAACAAGGCGGTGGCGGTCCAGAACCTGTTCTACCTGAACAACATCGCCCACGACACGCTCTATCGCCACGGCTTCAACGAGGCCGCCGGGAACTTCCAGGCGAACAACTTCGGTCTGGGCGGCCTGGGCAACGACGCGGTCAACGCCGAGGCCCAGGACGGCAGCGGCACCGACAACGCGAACTTCTCGACGCCCAACGACGGCAGCGCGCCGCGCATGCAGATGTACCTGTGGACCGGTCGCAGCCCGTCGGGGCTGCTCGCGGTCGGCACGAGCAGCTACGGCGTCTACCAATCGTCGTTCGGCGCCGCGTTCACCGCCACCGGCGTCACCGGCGCGCTCGCGGTGTACGTCGATGGCAGCGGCGTCACCTCGGACGCCTGCGAGACCGCGACCGTCTCGCTCACCGGCAAGATCGCCATCGTCGATCGCGGCACGTGCAACTTCACCGTCAAGGTGCTCAACGCGCAGCGGGCCGGCGCGGTCGGCGTGATCCTCGCCAACAACGATGGCAGCGCGGCGTTCGCGCCGGGCGGCACCGATCGCAAGATCAAGATCCCGTCGGGCATGGTCAGCCAGGCCGACGGCACCACGCTCAAGGGCCGGATCGGCACGTCGTCGACCCTCAAGAAGAACCCGGTCGCGGCGCTGCAGATCGACGGCGACGTCGACTCCGACATCGTCTTCCACGAGTACGGCCACGGCCTGACCTGGCGCATGGTCGGCGGCATGAGCGGCAAGCTCGCCGGCGCGATCGGCGAGGGCGCCGCGGACGTCAACGCGTTCCTGATCGACGGCGACGACCGCATCGGCGAGTACGCCTGGGGCGACGCCGCCGGCATCCGCCGCTACCCGTACGAGGGCTACCCGCTGACCTACGCCAACGTCGACGGCGGTGAGGTCCACAACGACGGCGAGATCTACGCCGGCGCGATGTGGCGGGTGCTGCAGAACTACCTGGCGGCGGGGCTGACCGTGGACGACGCCTACGGCGACTTCGTCGACGGCTTGAACTTCACCCCGTCGACCCCGGCGTTCGAGGACATGCGCGACGGCATGCTGCAGTCGGCCGCCGGGACCGGCCGCGAGTGCCTGATCTGGCGCGGCTTCGCCGCCAGCGGCATCGGCGTCGGCGCCGACGGCCGGGTGGCCCCCAGCGGCTCGGTGACGATCGTGCAGTCGTTCGCCGTGCCGGCTGGCTGCT
- the glnD gene encoding [protein-PII] uridylyltransferase → MTAGVVDGARAEAGAALRAELARVRAQMGPAILGGAPGSAVAAGLADVYDRAIAARWRVATEGVDAPLALVATGAWARRELAPYSDVDFILVHGGAERAARLVADRLLYPLWDARVAVGHAVREPRACARLAKDDLATATALVDLRPLVGDPRLADALITAARAAIAPAGDADRLITALAADQARRHARFGDSLYRLEPNLKQGIGGLRDLATACWAARARWLIGAAPWPAADATLARLGELGHLRPREVGLLTAARDFLLGLRALVQLRVGRANDQLTFELQEAIAPQLYRDLVPTPDSRAAVAPAVEALMRGFFLHGRAIGDVALRLLERARVPPRRAPQVRPIDDVVAVVDGSLALIDPAVLATRPAEMIRLWRLAVARGQAVAAATADAVAEAVPGCGPRLRADPAAAAWFVEALCDPRDRGQPSALEELHRHGVVDALLPEWAPCTGRVQHDLYHVYTVDQHQLYAVAMLKQLARGELADVHPTATAAYAQVRRAAPLYLGTLLHDVGKPLGKGHAEKGAVLAGAVATRLGLPADDVAEVEFLVRQHLTMAHVSQRRDLSDPDVIARFCERVGDGERLAALYVLTLCDTAMTAPDSLTAWKAELLRELYVRASERFDAGDLASSTAGAGATGDMDPGIAASIAAGLDRRFAAQLSPEQAARHVRLAAHVQAHGAAVGLAVTALPAAGISEVAVVAPDVHGVLAAITGVLAAHRVDVLGAVVGRAVTPAGALALDLFFVRAAAGAALAADDPRWRRLEDDLAQLCADGPPASAAVAALLARRRPRSGLPPRLTPVVATEVRFDLDESADATIVEVFTRDRPGLLHAITAALADAGLDISVSKIATEGEKVSDVFYVSAGGSKITDADGLAAVEAALAAAIDRVEAP, encoded by the coding sequence GTGACCGCGGGCGTCGTCGACGGCGCCCGCGCCGAGGCCGGGGCCGCGCTGCGCGCCGAGCTGGCGCGGGTGCGCGCGCAGATGGGCCCGGCGATCCTCGGCGGCGCGCCGGGCAGCGCGGTGGCGGCGGGCCTGGCCGACGTCTACGATCGCGCCATCGCGGCCCGGTGGCGGGTCGCGACCGAGGGCGTCGACGCGCCGCTGGCGCTGGTCGCGACCGGCGCCTGGGCCCGGCGCGAGCTGGCGCCGTACTCCGACGTCGACTTCATCCTGGTCCACGGCGGCGCCGAACGCGCGGCGCGCCTGGTCGCGGACCGCCTGCTGTACCCGCTGTGGGACGCGCGGGTCGCCGTCGGCCACGCCGTCCGCGAGCCGCGGGCGTGCGCGCGCCTGGCCAAGGACGATCTCGCGACCGCGACCGCGCTGGTCGATCTGCGCCCGCTGGTCGGCGATCCGCGCCTGGCCGACGCGCTCATCACGGCGGCCCGGGCGGCCATCGCGCCGGCCGGCGACGCCGATCGACTGATCACCGCGCTCGCGGCCGACCAGGCCCGGCGCCACGCGCGTTTCGGTGACTCGCTCTACCGGCTCGAGCCCAACCTCAAGCAGGGCATCGGCGGGCTGCGCGATCTGGCGACCGCGTGCTGGGCCGCGCGGGCGCGCTGGCTGATCGGCGCCGCGCCGTGGCCGGCGGCCGACGCGACGCTGGCGCGCCTCGGCGAGCTCGGGCACCTGCGGCCGCGCGAGGTCGGCCTCCTGACCGCGGCCCGCGACTTCCTGCTGGGCCTGCGCGCGCTCGTGCAGCTCCGGGTCGGGCGCGCCAACGACCAGCTCACGTTCGAGCTGCAGGAGGCGATCGCGCCCCAGCTCTACCGCGATCTGGTGCCGACGCCCGACTCGCGCGCGGCCGTGGCCCCGGCGGTCGAGGCGCTGATGCGCGGCTTCTTCCTGCACGGCCGGGCCATCGGCGACGTGGCGCTGCGCCTGCTCGAGCGGGCCCGGGTGCCGCCGCGGCGGGCGCCGCAGGTGCGGCCGATCGACGACGTCGTCGCGGTCGTCGACGGCAGCCTGGCGCTGATCGATCCGGCGGTGCTGGCGACGCGCCCCGCCGAGATGATCCGGCTGTGGCGGCTCGCGGTGGCGCGGGGCCAGGCGGTCGCGGCCGCGACCGCCGACGCGGTCGCCGAGGCGGTGCCGGGGTGCGGGCCGCGGCTGCGCGCCGATCCGGCCGCGGCGGCCTGGTTCGTCGAGGCGCTGTGCGATCCGCGCGACCGCGGCCAGCCGTCGGCGCTCGAGGAGCTGCACCGCCACGGCGTCGTCGACGCGCTCCTGCCCGAGTGGGCGCCGTGCACCGGTCGCGTCCAGCACGACCTCTACCACGTCTACACCGTCGACCAGCACCAGCTGTACGCGGTGGCCATGCTCAAGCAGCTCGCGCGCGGCGAGCTGGCCGACGTCCACCCGACGGCGACCGCGGCCTACGCCCAGGTGCGGCGCGCGGCGCCGCTCTATCTCGGGACCTTGCTGCACGACGTCGGCAAGCCGCTCGGCAAGGGCCACGCCGAGAAGGGCGCGGTCCTCGCCGGCGCGGTCGCGACCCGGCTGGGGCTGCCAGCCGACGACGTGGCCGAGGTCGAGTTCCTGGTCCGGCAGCACCTGACGATGGCGCACGTGTCGCAGCGCCGTGACCTCAGCGACCCCGACGTGATCGCGCGCTTCTGCGAGCGCGTCGGCGACGGCGAGCGCCTGGCGGCGCTGTACGTGCTGACCCTGTGCGACACCGCGATGACCGCGCCCGACAGCCTGACCGCGTGGAAGGCCGAGCTCTTGCGCGAGCTCTACGTGCGCGCCAGCGAACGGTTCGACGCGGGCGATCTGGCGAGCTCGACCGCGGGGGCGGGCGCGACCGGCGACATGGATCCCGGCATCGCGGCGTCGATCGCGGCCGGGCTCGACCGGCGGTTCGCGGCGCAGCTCAGCCCGGAGCAGGCGGCCCGGCACGTCCGGCTGGCGGCGCACGTGCAAGCCCACGGCGCCGCGGTCGGGCTCGCGGTCACCGCGCTGCCGGCCGCGGGGATCAGCGAGGTGGCGGTGGTCGCGCCCGACGTCCACGGCGTGCTCGCGGCGATCACCGGCGTGCTGGCGGCCCACCGCGTCGACGTGCTCGGCGCCGTGGTCGGCCGCGCGGTGACGCCGGCCGGGGCGCTCGCGCTCGATCTGTTCTTCGTCCGCGCCGCGGCCGGGGCCGCGCTCGCCGCCGACGATCCGCGCTGGCGTCGGCTCGAGGACGACCTCGCGCAGCTGTGCGCCGACGGCCCGCCGGCGTCGGCCGCGGTCGCGGCGCTGCTCGCGCGTCGGCGCCCGCGCTCGGGGCTGCCGCCGCGGCTGACGCCCGTGGTCGCGACCGAGGTCCGGTTCGATCTCGACGAGTCGGCCGACGCGACGATCGTCGAGGTGTTCACCCGGGACCGGCCCGGGCTCCTGCACGCGATCACCGCGGCGCTGGCCGACGCCGGGCTCGACATCTCGGTCTCGAAGATCGCGACCGAGGGTGAGAAGGTGTCCGACGTGTTCTACGTGAGCGCGGGCGGCAGCAAGATCACCGACGCCGACGGCCTGGCCGCGGTCGAGGCGGCGCTGGCCGCGGCGATCGATCGGGTCGAGGCGCCCTGA
- a CDS encoding NAD(P)-binding domain-containing protein, with product MTAARGDTVGIVGAGTFGTALAVALARAGRAVVLYTRTPAVAAAIATTRRCPRLPDVEVPASVRVVDDARALAAAARFLVVAVTSTDVGARLAELGGVVDGSHLIVHAIGALAAPDDVRVSELIERTTPVLRAGVLAGPALPRDLAGGQFASMVVASAFDEVVTEARRLLNLPPALRLYGSHDVVGVELASALAGAYTAALGLADGAGVGVGPRAVLITRACAEAARLIEAMGGAARTFTGLAGLGNLLVRAGAEDDPDYALGRALARGVPLPSRTTEGARAAVTALRLAERARVRMPLLRGLAAVLAGRVSVADAARLAADTVADEE from the coding sequence GTGACCGCGGCGCGGGGCGACACCGTCGGCATCGTCGGCGCCGGCACCTTCGGCACCGCGCTGGCGGTCGCGCTGGCCCGGGCCGGGCGCGCGGTCGTGCTCTACACCCGGACGCCCGCGGTCGCGGCCGCGATCGCGACGACGCGCCGGTGCCCGCGCCTGCCCGACGTCGAGGTGCCGGCGAGCGTGCGCGTCGTCGACGACGCCCGGGCGCTCGCGGCCGCGGCGCGGTTCCTGGTGGTGGCGGTGACCTCGACCGACGTCGGCGCGCGCCTGGCCGAGCTGGGCGGCGTCGTCGACGGCAGCCACCTGATCGTCCACGCGATCGGCGCGCTGGCCGCGCCCGACGACGTCCGGGTCAGCGAGCTGATCGAGCGGACCACGCCGGTCCTGCGCGCGGGCGTGCTGGCCGGCCCGGCCCTGCCGCGTGATCTCGCCGGCGGGCAGTTCGCGTCGATGGTCGTGGCGTCGGCGTTCGACGAGGTCGTCACCGAGGCCCGGCGCCTGCTCAACCTGCCGCCGGCGCTGCGCCTGTACGGCTCGCACGACGTCGTCGGCGTCGAGCTGGCCTCGGCCCTGGCCGGCGCGTACACCGCCGCGCTGGGCCTGGCCGACGGCGCCGGGGTCGGCGTCGGCCCGCGCGCGGTCTTGATCACGCGGGCCTGCGCCGAGGCGGCGCGGCTGATCGAGGCGATGGGCGGCGCCGCGCGGACCTTCACCGGGCTCGCCGGGCTCGGCAACCTGCTGGTCCGGGCCGGCGCCGAGGACGATCCCGACTACGCGCTCGGGCGCGCGCTGGCGCGCGGCGTGCCGCTGCCGTCGCGCACCACCGAGGGCGCGCGCGCCGCGGTGACCGCGCTGCGCCTGGCCGAGCGCGCGCGGGTGCGCATGCCGCTCTTGCGCGGGCTGGCCGCGGTGCTGGCGGGCCGGGTCAGCGTCGCCGACGCCGCGCGCCTCGCGGCCGACACCGTGGCGGACGAGGAGTGA
- a CDS encoding 1-acyl-sn-glycerol-3-phosphate acyltransferase, which produces MASERPVLEARSRLDGFNADRGRVLREVERRVVERVTARAGRGGDGSLEYVVNDVCVSEIRRLEGSGKDASRWRDLAGRLGNMPTAGLAAELRTLVAHYGQDIVGNFDPRVYRFATRVLTPGLGFLFSPLQSLRGGVGGLLAELDSRIQVEGPLELLRAMAERGTLVVTPTHSSNMDSVVIGLALMRAGLPPVTYGAGKNLFTNPFISFFMHNLGAYRVDRRLRFELYKEILKEYSTVLLESGYHSLFFPGGTRCRSNVIEPSLKLGLLGTAVTAYGNLAAAGGAHKRIYVVPTTINYRLVLEAETLIQDYLAETGKSRYIITDDEFSRIGRIIEFVRKMLVHEGAVVIRFGRPLDPLGHDVDDDGGSLDRSGRPVDLRSYFVGADGGYRGDDQRDAEYTRLLGRRLVAAFPRESVFHATTVVARAVFDRLCVSAGTRDIYRLTRLPPGREVPVAEVVRGLGELRAALAARPEAGRVHHRVASAGDSAVLDDAVRALGSYHAHPVLERRGDHLRIGDVKLLYYYQNRLAHLPVEVRS; this is translated from the coding sequence ATGGCGAGCGAACGGCCGGTGCTCGAGGCCCGCAGTCGTCTCGACGGGTTCAACGCCGATCGCGGTCGCGTGCTGCGCGAGGTCGAGCGCCGCGTCGTCGAGCGCGTCACCGCGCGCGCCGGCCGGGGCGGCGACGGCTCGCTCGAGTACGTGGTCAACGACGTGTGCGTCAGCGAGATCCGCCGGCTCGAGGGCAGCGGCAAGGACGCCAGCCGCTGGCGCGATCTCGCCGGGCGGCTGGGCAACATGCCGACCGCCGGCCTGGCGGCGGAGCTGCGCACGCTGGTCGCGCACTACGGCCAGGACATCGTCGGCAACTTCGACCCGCGGGTGTACCGGTTCGCGACCAGGGTGCTGACGCCGGGGCTGGGGTTCCTGTTCTCGCCGCTGCAGAGCCTGCGCGGCGGCGTCGGCGGGCTGCTGGCGGAGCTCGACAGCCGGATCCAGGTCGAGGGCCCGCTCGAGCTGCTGCGGGCGATGGCCGAGCGCGGCACGCTGGTCGTGACCCCGACCCACTCGTCGAACATGGACTCGGTGGTGATCGGGCTCGCGCTGATGCGCGCGGGCCTGCCGCCGGTGACCTACGGCGCCGGCAAGAACCTGTTCACCAACCCGTTCATCTCGTTCTTCATGCACAACCTCGGCGCCTACCGCGTCGATCGGCGGCTGCGGTTCGAGCTGTACAAGGAGATCCTCAAGGAGTACTCGACGGTCCTCCTCGAGAGCGGCTACCACTCGCTGTTCTTCCCCGGCGGCACCCGCTGCCGCTCGAACGTGATCGAGCCCAGCCTCAAGCTCGGCCTGCTCGGCACCGCGGTCACGGCCTACGGCAACCTGGCCGCCGCCGGCGGCGCCCACAAGCGCATCTACGTGGTGCCGACGACGATCAACTACCGGCTGGTGCTCGAGGCCGAGACGCTGATCCAGGACTACCTGGCCGAGACCGGCAAGAGCCGGTACATCATCACCGACGACGAGTTCTCGCGCATCGGCCGGATCATCGAGTTCGTGCGCAAGATGCTGGTCCACGAGGGCGCGGTGGTGATCCGCTTCGGCCGGCCGCTCGATCCGCTGGGCCACGACGTCGACGACGACGGCGGCTCGCTCGATCGCAGCGGCCGGCCGGTCGATCTGCGCAGCTACTTCGTCGGCGCCGACGGCGGCTACCGCGGCGACGACCAGCGCGACGCCGAGTACACCCGGCTCCTGGGCCGCCGGCTGGTGGCCGCGTTCCCGCGCGAGTCGGTGTTCCACGCGACCACGGTGGTGGCGCGCGCGGTCTTCGATCGGCTGTGCGTCAGCGCCGGCACCCGTGACATCTACCGCCTGACCCGGCTGCCGCCCGGGCGCGAGGTGCCGGTGGCCGAGGTCGTGCGCGGCCTCGGCGAGCTGCGCGCGGCCCTGGCGGCGCGCCCCGAGGCTGGGCGCGTGCACCACCGCGTCGCCAGCGCCGGTGACAGCGCCGTGCTCGACGACGCCGTGCGCGCGCTCGGCAGCTACCACGCCCACCCGGTGCTCGAGCGCCGCGGCGATCACCTGCGGATCGGCGACGTCAAGCTGCTCTACTACTACCAGAACCGCCTGGCGCACCTGCCGGTCGAGGTGCGGTCGTGA
- a CDS encoding ATP-dependent DNA helicase RecQ has protein sequence MLGISDYRPGQREALGHILAGKDVIAVMPTGSGKSLLYQLPSLILPGLTVVVSPLIALIKDQVDKMVAKGVAVVRIDSTLTTRQRREMNELARAPGGKLLLTTPERMADPEFRTFLRECAGAIGVSRFVVDEAHCVSQWGHDFRPAYLSLRKALEDVGRPPVLATTATAPPHVRLDIIEQLGIDTAEIVTTTFDRPNLHYEVITFPGEDDKVKTLVTLLKKLPRPGIVYCATVKKVEELHASLARHGIPVAKYHGRMTKTERDSEQERFMAAKDLVMLATNAFGLGVDKKDIRNVLHYHVPGSLEAYAQEAGRGGRDGKPTRCVLLFSPDDVAIQEYFLSGTYPTRRQVKSVYDSLRAYDARPSDDSPANVANIALGASVGAQRTRTVLSLLKDEGFIVERDEGVYGLANPPLPDELLMEKARQYEGRRIADRRRLDALLLYVKVPGCRNQAILDYLGEAEAPACGRCDNCLRSRDAALAAATEASLLGARVTRLLDEEWTAADKPKKIVKHRVVRIDQPPADAPAVAAAPAPAPLPAPAVRRRSAEPVAAAPAAPLPPAPAPAVRRRPEAPALAAPATAAPATPVTRRAAAAPAAAAAPAGPVTRRAAAAAASAPTATPTPAPARPAKAAPGKDGEPEDDDDLEDDDDLEDDDDLEGDDLDDDDEDDDDEDDDLDDDDDDLDDDEDDDDLEDDDDDDDDEDDDDEDDDDEDDDDYEVIDRTAAELAEEGHDAGGEITVLARKRVPKPPRVRATRPDGTPAPAEELDRSAAAEARRRRRRRRRKRRGMLPRRGDYTTPVLTTASPTPTDGGPQVTVLRRGSSSGAAGGPVIEYVRGPMRINMAPVASAAPGDTPGDSASRRRRDRFGDGRPGGGRMSAAERRAERRAERMEKRKRRRRRRKGNAQLGPGADGPVSFFSPIGGQRELPPPSAGAPRQAEAPVVLGPDGQPLPRKRRRRRRRGRGGRGRPELRADGEAGGEAGDASAADGGPPLALPAGGSDDSST, from the coding sequence GTGCTCGGCATCAGCGACTACCGCCCGGGCCAGCGCGAGGCCCTCGGTCACATCCTCGCTGGCAAGGACGTGATCGCCGTGATGCCGACCGGCTCCGGCAAGTCGCTCCTGTACCAGCTGCCGTCGCTGATCCTGCCGGGCCTGACCGTCGTCGTGTCGCCGCTGATCGCGCTGATCAAGGATCAGGTCGACAAGATGGTGGCCAAGGGCGTGGCGGTCGTGCGCATCGACTCGACGCTCACCACCCGCCAGCGCCGCGAGATGAACGAGCTGGCGCGCGCGCCCGGCGGCAAGCTGCTCTTGACGACGCCCGAGCGCATGGCCGATCCCGAGTTCCGCACGTTCCTGCGCGAGTGCGCCGGCGCGATCGGCGTGTCGAGGTTCGTCGTCGACGAGGCCCACTGCGTCTCGCAGTGGGGGCACGACTTCCGGCCCGCGTACCTGTCGCTGCGCAAGGCGCTCGAGGACGTCGGCCGCCCGCCGGTGCTGGCGACGACCGCCACCGCCCCGCCCCACGTCCGGCTCGACATCATCGAGCAGCTCGGCATCGACACCGCCGAGATCGTCACGACCACGTTCGATCGCCCCAACCTCCACTACGAGGTGATCACGTTCCCGGGCGAGGACGACAAGGTCAAGACCCTGGTGACGCTGCTCAAGAAGCTGCCGCGCCCGGGCATCGTCTACTGCGCGACGGTGAAGAAGGTCGAGGAGCTCCACGCGTCGCTGGCCCGCCACGGCATCCCGGTCGCGAAGTACCACGGCCGCATGACCAAGACCGAGCGCGACTCCGAGCAGGAGCGCTTCATGGCCGCGAAGGATCTGGTCATGCTGGCGACCAACGCCTTCGGCCTCGGCGTCGACAAGAAGGACATCCGCAACGTCCTCCACTACCACGTGCCCGGCTCGCTCGAGGCCTACGCCCAGGAGGCCGGCCGCGGCGGTCGCGACGGCAAGCCGACGCGCTGCGTGCTGCTGTTCTCGCCCGACGACGTCGCGATCCAGGAGTACTTCCTGTCGGGGACCTACCCGACCCGACGCCAGGTGAAGTCGGTCTACGACTCGCTGCGCGCCTACGACGCGCGGCCGAGCGACGACTCCCCCGCCAACGTCGCCAACATCGCGCTCGGGGCCTCGGTCGGCGCGCAGCGCACGCGCACGGTGCTGTCGCTGCTCAAGGACGAGGGCTTCATCGTCGAGCGCGACGAGGGCGTCTACGGCCTCGCCAACCCGCCGCTGCCCGACGAGCTCCTGATGGAGAAGGCGCGCCAGTACGAGGGCCGCCGCATCGCCGATCGCCGCCGCCTCGACGCGCTGCTCCTGTACGTCAAGGTCCCGGGCTGTCGCAACCAGGCGATCCTCGACTACCTCGGCGAGGCCGAGGCGCCGGCCTGCGGCCGCTGTGACAACTGCCTGCGCTCGCGCGACGCCGCGCTGGCCGCGGCCACCGAGGCCAGCCTGCTCGGCGCGCGGGTCACCCGGCTCCTCGACGAGGAGTGGACCGCCGCCGACAAGCCCAAGAAGATCGTCAAGCACCGGGTGGTGCGCATCGACCAGCCACCGGCCGACGCGCCGGCGGTGGCCGCCGCACCCGCGCCCGCCCCGCTGCCGGCCCCGGCGGTCCGCCGACGCAGCGCCGAGCCAGTCGCCGCCGCCCCGGCCGCGCCCCTGCCCCCAGCCCCGGCCCCGGCGGTCCGGCGCCGCCCCGAGGCACCCGCGCTCGCGGCCCCCGCGACCGCGGCCCCGGCCACGCCGGTGACTCGACGCGCCGCGGCCGCCCCAGCCGCCGCCGCCGCCCCAGCCGGGCCGGTGACCCGACGCGCCGCGGCCGCGGCCGCCTCGGCGCCGACCGCGACGCCCACGCCGGCCCCCGCCCGTCCCGCGAAGGCCGCGCCCGGCAAGGACGGCGAACCCGAGGACGACGACGACCTCGAGGACGACGACGACCTCGAGGACGACGACGACCTCGAGGGCGACGACCTCGATGACGACGATGAGGACGACGACGATGAGGACGACGACCTCGACGACGACGACGACGACCTCGATGATGACGAGGACGATGACGACCTCGAGGACGACGACGATGACGATGATGATGAGGACGACGATGACGAGGACGACGATGACGAGGACGACGACGACTACGAGGTGATCGACCGCACCGCCGCCGAGCTGGCCGAGGAAGGGCACGACGCCGGCGGCGAGATCACGGTGCTGGCGCGCAAGCGCGTGCCCAAGCCGCCCCGGGTCCGCGCGACCCGGCCCGACGGCACCCCCGCGCCGGCGGAGGAGCTCGATCGGTCGGCCGCCGCCGAGGCCCGGCGGCGCCGGCGCCGGCGCCGGCGCAAGCGGCGCGGCATGCTGCCCCGGCGCGGGGATTACACGACGCCGGTGCTGACCACCGCGTCGCCGACGCCGACCGACGGCGGTCCCCAGGTGACCGTGCTGCGGCGCGGCAGCTCCTCCGGCGCGGCCGGCGGACCGGTGATCGAGTACGTCCGCGGCCCGATGCGCATCAACATGGCGCCGGTGGCCTCGGCCGCGCCCGGCGACACGCCTGGCGACAGCGCCAGTCGCCGACGTCGCGATCGGTTCGGTGACGGTCGCCCCGGCGGCGGTCGGATGAGCGCCGCCGAGCGCCGCGCCGAGCGTCGCGCCGAGCGCATGGAGAAGCGCAAGCGGCGACGTCGGCGGCGCAAGGGCAATGCCCAGCTCGGCCCCGGCGCCGATGGACCGGTGTCGTTCTTCTCGCCGATCGGCGGCCAGCGCGAGCTGCCGCCGCCCAGCGCCGGCGCGCCGCGACAAGCCGAGGCCCCGGTGGTGCTCGGCCCCGACGGTCAGCCGCTGCCGCGCAAGCGCCGACGGCGGCGCCGACGCGGGCGCGGAGGCCGCGGGCGCCCCGAGCTGCGGGCCGACGGCGAGGCCGGCGGCGAGGCCGGCGACGCGAGCGCGGCCGACGGCGGCCCGCCCCTGGCGCTCCCCGCCGGCGGCTCCGACGACTCGTCGACCTGA